TGGCCTATGTGGATCAAGGTTACACAGGAGAGCAGCCCGCCGAAGCTGCCCAAACAGAGGGCATCAGGCTGGAAGTGGTGAAACTTCAAGAAGCCAAGAAGGGCTTTGTGTTACTGCCCAGGCGCTGGGTGGTAGAACGCTCATTTGCCTGGTCAGCGCGGTTCCGGCGTCTGGCAAGAGACTATGAACGGTTGACGACTTCCCTAGCAGGCATCCACTGGCTGGCCTTTGCCGTGCTGATGCTTAACTCCCTCTTCTCAAGAGTTCATAACACGCTCTAAACAATTAGCCTTGTTTTCATGGTTTGCGATATTGATATTTGGACATCTGTGGATCGCCGATCAACGTGCTATTGATGGCCGTTATTCCCGGCGAGAGAACTGTGCTGATAATCTGATTCCGGTCTCCATTCCTCTTTGCCTTGGAGATTAAATCTGTTTCATCAATAATAACCAAGCCTTCCTTGGCTGGCGGTCCATACGTCATGTCTCCATCAATGACGAATGTGTAGTATCCTGATGGGCTATAGCTGAAGTCGCCTCCTGTAAGGCTTATTTGCTCAACCTGGCGGCTATCTTTCTGGCTTTGCTGAATCGCGGAATCAACGGCATGATCACGCGCAGCATGGGCAAAAATAGACACAGACCTTCCACCATGCACGTTGTACGGACGGTATTCAGTTTGGAATGACAGTGTGTTGCCTGCCTGGGAAGTTACTTTGAAGCTCGATTGTGTCGCGCATGAACTTAGGCAAAAAATCGAATAAACAATAAGGGCAAATAAACGTGTCATACACCAAGCTCGATTATCCAAAACGTTCGAGATAAAAACAGCTTACCATAAAGGGTAAGTCGAGATCAGCCGATGTGTCAACCTCACAAGCCTTGATTAGCCCTAGAGCCAAAAACTCAGGGCCAATCTCTGGAATTTTCTTCAGAAACATGGCACACGAAAGATGCATCCCTTGACCTTGCCCTGAATAAGTCGGTCAAGGACACATCAGCCAAGAAACTACAGCTCAGTTTCCCCTTTGCACACAATTACCCCTGCGCCAGTCTCTTCCATGTCCCAAGTCGAATCCACCTCCGAGCCCCGTTACGCTGTCGCCCAGTTGGATGAGATCACGCCGACGCCTTGTCCCTGTGGGCAGGCGCGGCGGGCGTTTAAGGAGCCTTGGAACAATCTGGCGACGGTGCACCTGACGGACATCCATGCGGATGCGAAGCTGCACTATCACAAGAACATGACGGAGATCTACATCGTCCTTGAGGGCGAGGGGTATCTGGAACTGGATGGGGAGAAGATCCCGCTGAAGCCGATGACCAGTGTGATGATCCGCCCCGGCTGCGTGCATCGCGCGGTGGGGAATCTGCGCATCATCAATGTGCCCATGCCGCCCTTTGATCCGGCGGATGAGTTCGAGGTGGAAGGGTAGGGGAGAGCTGGGGAGTTTGCGGTTGTTTGCCGTGGTTGAACGATGGTTAGCGCTTGTTTTGAAGAACGGAACCCACCAACTTATTAAATCGACGGCTCCGAATGGTACGAAGGCATGATGGACTCCCCTGGCCGCACCCCCTCTCTTCGCGGCTTCGCCGCCATTTGAAGGCGGCGGACAAGAGTGTCCGCGCTGCTTCCATCCATTTCCTCGATGGGTTCCTGAATCACTTAGGATGTCGAATCCATCGCTGGTTAGGCTTAACGCCTCAGCCCCTGCACGCGGGATTGCAGATCTTCCAGCACGGGGGCGAGTTCCATCTTCGTTTTGAGTGGAGCGGCACGTAAAAACAGCACCGGGTCTTCAGACACCATCATGTCCATGAACTCACGATCTTGATCGGAGAGACGGTCGCCGTCGGGCGTGCGCCCACGCAAGTTCTTGAGGTCATTGCGCATGCGCATCACCAGTCGCTTGCGCTCCTCGGTGGGCAGGAGTTTGAGACCGCGATCCAGATTGTCCAGATGTGGGTCCACGGTGCGGTTCACATACTCCTTTTGTTCTTCCTCGGTAAGAGAGGTGAAGAATTTATCCAAGACCTCCTGCCCTTCTTCGCGGAGGCGACGGCGTTGAGACACATCCAGGCGATTCTGATTCGTGATCAAACGATCCAGATACAGATGCCGTGATTCATAGGTGCCTTCATCCCCATGCAGCCAAGGGGCTTCCTCCGCCAGAGCGATGACCTTTTCTGGCCACGAGACAAGAGGATCGGTCTGCTTCATGACGATGGCGACTCCACTCCAGATCAGGATCAGGAGTCCCCCTGCAATCAGCCAGACACGACGGCGTTTCATGCTTTGCGACGGAAGCGTTTGGTGAGAATGCCGAGGAACTCACCGGCTTCTTCCACCCGCAGCTTCTGAGTGACCAAGAAATAAACGCCGGCGGCGACAGCGATGGTGAGGCTAAGGGTGATGAACTGGGTGAGGAAATTCATTTCTGCCCAGTTGGCCAGAACGGTGTTCTGGGCACCGATGCAGACGGCTCCCATGAAGAGGATGCCCGTGCCGAGTTTCAGTAGGGCTTGCACGAGGGAGCGCGTTTCCAACCCGTGAGCAAACTTGCGCATGCACAGATACAGCGTGCTGAAGTTGACAGCCAAACCCAAAGCAGTCGCCCAGGAAAGGGCGGTGTGATCCCACTTCAACACAAACACCGTGGTGTAATTCAGTACCACATTCAGCACGATGATGCCGATGCTGATGAGCATGGGAACGAAACGTTTATCAATGGTGTAAAACGCGGGCTGCAAGACCTTGATGGCCGAGTAGAAAACCAATCCGAAAGCGTAAGCCTGAAGCGGACCGGCGGTCATTTTCACATCATAAGCGGTGAATTTGCCATGCTCAAAAAGGATGGAGATGATAGGCTCACCCAACAAAGAAAGGCCCACGGCACAAGGAAGCGTGAGGAAGAGCACCAACCGTAAGCCTTTGGCCAGAGCGCCGCGGAAGGCCGGGGTAATCCCCTCCGTAGCAAGACGGGAGAGCATCGGCAGGGTGACCGTGGCCACCGCAACCCCGAAAAGGCCTAACGGCAATTGCTGCAAGCGCTGCGCGTTAGCCAACCAGGCGAGAGAGGATTCCTTGCCTGGAGTGTAAGAAGCAAAGATGGAGTTCAGAAGCACGGTGATCTGGGTGCCGCTCGCCGCTAGCATGGACGGCCACATGAGATGCAGGACATCGCTAACACCCTTGTCCTTCCAGCCAAAATCGAGGCCGAAACGGAAGCCCACCTTCTTCAAGGACGGAAGCTGGATGGCGAGCTGCAAGACACCGCCAATCAGCGTGCCGATGGCGAAGCCGGTCAGACCTTTTTCCGTGATGTTCCCCGTCCGAAAACCGGGATCGATCACCCAGGCTAAAACCACACCGCCGACGATGCAGCCGAGGTTAAAGAAGGCCGAGGCTACCGCTGGAATGAAGAAGACTTTCTTCGAGTTCAACATCCCCATCACCAGAGCCGTCACCGAGACGATGGCGATGAAGGGATACATGATCTGTGCCAGCCACGTGCCGAGCACTTTCGCTTCCTCAGACAAACCCGGTGTGAGCAGACGAAACAGATAGGGTGCCAGCACAACGCCAGCGACCGCTACCATGCTCATGAAGCAGATGGAGAGGGACAGCATTTTGCGCCCGAGCACCCAAGCGGCTTCATCACCTTCATTTTTGATCTTCTTGGAGAAAGTGGTGACAAAAGCCGTCGAAAGCGCGCCTTCAGCGAAGAGATCGCGCAGCATGTTGGGCGTGCGGAAGGCGGCCGTGAAGATACCTGTAAAAGCGGAACCAAAGAGACCATTGAGAAGCTGATCTCTCACCAAGCCAAGAACCCGGCTGCACAGGATGGCGATGGATACGATGCCGGTGCTGCGTGCCTGGGCTCCGGTGTCTTTTTTCTCTTCACTCATATAAACAGATGCGGCGGCCACCTTGGAAGGGTGCCGCCACACGTGCAAAGACAATCCTGTGAAGACTTAGGGATCGGTCAAGTTGGGTGCCCACATGCCTTTTTCCTGCACAGGAGGTGTCACGCCATCAGCTGGATAGGTGGTCTTGACGATGCCCCCCAGTTGGGTGGACAGTTCGGCAACGGTGGCCGCGTGTTCGGGTTTGTCGGCCAAGTTGGTCAGTTCCTTGGGATCGGCGTCGTGGTCATACAGTTCCCGTCCAGCCTTTCCTTCGTCCCACTCGGTGTAGCGCCAGCGGAGGGTGCGCAGGCTATAGCCAAAGATCTTTTTGCCTTCACGACCGACCGCGGGGCTGGCTCCCTTTTTCTTGCCCGCGCCCGCGCCACCACGCATGACTTGGCTGATCACCCAGCCGCGGCCTTCCACCTTGGGGTCTTTGAGCATGGGAACCAAACTCTGTCCCTGAAGGTTCTCTGGAGCTTTGACTCCCGCCAACTCGGTGAGCGTTGGATAAAGGTCGATCAATCCCACGGGTGCCTGTGCCACCCCCCCCTTGGAAATGCCAGGGCCCGCCATGATCAAAGGAACGCGGGCGCTTTCTTCAAAGAGGCTCTGTTTCTGCCACAGGCCGTGCTCGCCCAAATGGTAGCCATGGTCACTGGTGAAGACGACGATGGTGTTCTCACTGAGACCCAGACGATCGAGGGCATCTAGCACCACCCCGGCCTGGGCATCCATGAAGCTGATGCTGGCATAATAAGCCTGGATGCACTCGCGGCGCAGATCATCCGTAAGCCTATCCTGCTCCTTCTTGTAGCTGCCGAGGCCTGGGGCGGGGATGTCGGCTTGATCTTCCTTCCACCCTTGCACCACCGGCATGTTTTCCCGGGGATAACCTTCGAAGTAGGTCTTGGGGGCGATGTAAGGGGTGTGCGGACGGAAGAAGCCAAGGGCCAGAAAGAAGGGGCGTGATTTGTCTTTCGCGCAGCGCTCCAGCACCCATTCCGCTTCATGAGCCATTTTGCCGTCGGTATGTTTCTCGTCAGGGTTGGAGGAGGCGAACCAGCTCAGCGTGCCGCCATAGCTGCCGGGGATTAGGCTGAAAGCTTGATCCATGTCTTCCATGCGATCCACCCCGGTGGGGTTGATTTCCATTTCCCAGGAACCGGGATCGTCATGACCGTTGGTGCCGATGGAGAGGGGCACATTGTAGTGATAGAGTTTGCCGATGCGCGCGGCAAAATAACCATCCAACCGAAAGGCCTGTGGCAGGCTTTTTTGACTCGGGATGGTCTGACGAAAGAGCTGGCCATTATTCAAGATGCCGTTGCTGTTCGGATACAAACCCGTGAGCATGGAATTGCGGCTGGGGCCACACAGGGGAAACTGGCAGGCGGCTTTCTCGAAGCGAACGCCACGAGCGGCGAGCTTATCCAGATTCGGCGTCTTCACCAAGGGATGACCGTAGGTGCCGAGGCTGTTATTGAGGTCATCGGCGATGATGAACAGCACGTTGGGTCGGCTGGCATCTGCAGCCATCAGAGAACCGGCGGCGAACACGCCGCAGGCAAGGAGTTGGAGGAGGGGACGCATGGACATCATGGTTGGAGAGGGTGAAACCGGCGCTGAAACGACCCGGAAGCTTTTATTCTCTCGACGGATTTCCTATCCAACCAGGAGGCACTCAGAACCCGGCGGTTAGATTACGGTAGCGCATGGCCTCAGCTTGGGCACTGGGGTCCTTCTTTTTCCCCAGCCCACCGACGTATTCAGAGAACGGTTCATCTTCCTGGGGACACAGAGAGCGCTGCTCGGGATCACTCAAAAGCCAGCGTGCCCAGCGGTAGGCGATGTCACTGTCATCAGGCGCTGCTTTGGGCACCTGGGCCAAAGCGTTGCGTGCCTCCATGAGGCTAACGTTCTGGGCCTTACCGGCTTCAGTGAGGCGGCGTCGAGCCAGTGCTTCAGCGAGGCTGAGGAACCAATCGGGCAGGGGCGAAGTTGGCACCAAGGGCATGGGGAGGGAAAACCAGCCTTGGTCTTGCATGAGATAAACCAGCTCCTGGCTGTCTGCGCTGATGTGGATGTCACGGATGCCCATCCCCTGGCGCAGGCCGGGAGTGAGGGCATCACCGGTATGAGAGTCCCAGACTCGGATTTCCCCTTCGTCCGTGACGGTGGCCAGATAACGGGCATCGGCGCTCAAGGCGAGGGCGTTGACAAACGAGTCATGACGGATGGAAATGCCTGTGGGCCGCCCGGTAGCAACATCCCAAAGCCGCACTTCTTGGTCTCGGCCTGAGGTGGCGGCGAGGCGACCATCTTCTGAGATGGCGACGGCACCCACCGCCGGAGGATGGACGAAGGTCGGTCCTAGAGGTTCATACTGAGCCTTGAGATCATAGACTGTGACGCGACCTTCGGCGTCTGCTGCAGCCAGGAGGCTGGAGGCACGGTTCCAACTGCGTGCGACCGCCTGCTTGATTGCATCGGGGGTATCTTCCCCGTCCATCGGGGTATCCAGGTAGGCTTCGTCTGGCCCAGCCAGATAGCGGCGGGTGGTCATGCGCTGATGCGTGCTCCAGACCTGCACGGCGGGTTCATGACGAGGGGCTACGATCAGCATGGAGCCGTCCGGAGAGACGCTGACCTGTGCGACACTGTGGCGAAGGCGGTGATGCACGCGTTCCCCGGTGACCGTGTTCCACACTTCCATCTCGCCGTGGCGTGAAACACTGGTCACGAGACCTTGTTCGAGAGCTTGTGAGGCGATGAGGATTTCCCCGTCGTGGGTTTGAGCCGGGGTGAGAGGCTGACCTTTCCGCAGGTCCCATGCGTGGAGGTAACCTCGCCCATCACCCACGGTAAGCACGCTGGCATCCCCATTCATGCTCAGACACGTGACCGAAGCAGGGTGCCCGAGAGGGGGCAGCAATTCGGTCTGCGTGCGGAAGTTCCCCACGTGGACGGTGCCGGAGTGAAGGCCGACCGCGATCATCTCGCGTTCCCGGTGGATGGCGAGAGCGGAGATGCCGTCACTGGTTTCAAAGGGGTCACCGATGGTTTTACCCGTGCTGAGGTCCCAGACGACGGCACTGCCTTTGACATCCGCGCTATCGACTTGCTGGGCCACGGCCACCAGAGTGCCCAGGTAATCCATGACGATGTGATTGACCGGAAGATCGGCAGATTTCAGAACCAGGGCTGGGCGCTTCAGTTGATTCATATCCCAAACCTGAATCGTGCCATTTTCACCCCCTACGGCGAGTGTCTGTCCATCGCCGGACAGTGCGAGACTGAGGACTGATTGGGGAAGCTTCGGTTGTAGAGCCAGGCTTGTGCCGTCGGCAAGCGATCGGATCTCCACCTGCCCATCGTCTAGAGCTAGGATGGCGTTTTTACCATCATGAGAAATGCTCAGGCAGGTGGCGATGACCCCTTTCGGCAACTCCTGGTCTCGGCGTTCATGGGTGGTGGTGTCCCAAATGCTGAGGATGGATTTCGAAGCATCGGCCGTTTTCACGCGAGAGATGGCGATGGCTCGATTCGATTGGCGGCTGAGGCCGACGAGGCGGGCTTCCTGGGCCCCCTCGGGGAGTGCCAACTCAGGGGTGGTGGGGTGTAGCAGGTGAACGTGTTGCAGCAGGCTGAGGAGATTGGTAGCCGCCAGGGTATTGGAGGGATCGGTGCGCAGCGCACGCGTGAGCCAAGCGACGGATTCCGTATAGTCCCGGCGTTCCGTGAGTTGCCGGGCCATCACTTCGTCGGAGCGGGAGTATTCCTTTTTGAGGTTCTGTCCGGCGTCTTCGGCGGCAATGCGATTCTTTTCGGCTTCGAAATAGAGTGCGGTGCTGGTGATGCCGCCTGAGAGGACGGCGAGGGCAATGGCGACACTCGCCGCCACACCAAACTGGTGACGACGCACGAACTTGCCGATGATGTAGGCACGGCTAGGAGGGAAGGCGCGCACAGGCTCATGCCGGAGAAAGCGTTTGAGATCGTCTCCCAGTTCATCGGCGCTGCCGTAGCGGCGGGCGGGGTCGCGTTCGAGGGCCTTGAGAATGATCCAGTCCAGATCGCCTTTCAGGGAAGGCTCACGCGAGCTCGGCCTGGGAGGATCGCGCTCCACCTGATCGCGCAGGATTTGGTGAAGGGGCTTCTGCGCCAAGTCCATGGGAGTGACCAGGGCCTTGCCAGTGAGCAGTTCCATCAGGATGGCGCCCAGGGCATACACATCGGAGCGGGTATCCACATGGGAACTGCCATGCTCGATTTGCTCCGGGCTGATGTAACCTGGGGTGCCCACGAGTTGATCCATGCCGGTGGCCAGGGTGACGCTGGCATCCTTTTGCTCGAGCACCTTAGCAATCCCGAAGTCAATGACCTTAGGCATGGGCTGCCCATTCTCCTCCATCACCATGACGTTGGACGGTTTCAGGTCACGGTGGATGATCCCTTTCTGGTGAGCGTGATTCACCGCCTGGCAGACCGGGATGAAGAGCTCCAGCCGCTGATTCAGCGTGAGATTCTTTTTGCTGGAGTAGCTGGTGATGGAGCGGCCGCGCACCAACTCCATGACGAAGTAGGGCTGACCGCGTTCAGTTTCACCCGCATCCAGCACGCGGGCGATGTTCGGGTGCTCCATCAGCGCCAGCGACTTACGCTCCGTCTCGAAGCGGGCGATCACCTGCTGGGTGTCCATACCCGCCTTGAGAATCTTCACTGCGACCAGTCGCTGGATGGGCTGCACCTGTTCGGCTTTGAAGACGAGGCCAAAGCCCCCCTCGCCCAGCTTCTCCAGAAGGCGGTAGCGGCCATCCAGCCAGCCGTCATTGTCCTTGAGCAGGTCTGCCGAACGCACCCCATTCCCACGAGTACGATTGGGGATGGTCTGGCTCATCGTCCCACGCACACTTTCGACGACGATGGTTTTATCGGATTCTTCTTCAAGTGAAGGCGTTACACCCACCCTGGGATCAGGGGGCTCCGGAGAGGATGTAAGCGGCTTGTTCACGGCAGGCAGAACAACTAAAGCGGGATTCTACAAGCATGCAGCGGACCCGCGTGCAAACGAAGTTATAAAAACATCTGACCCCATCATCCCCGCTCATTGACGAGGGATCAAGGGAAGAACGAGGCAAGAGGGATGATCGCGGTCAAGGTGCAGCGTATTGACGGCAGTCTCCACGCGGCGGTTGTCATTCAACGGTTCTCCGGTGTTGGGATTGACATCGAATCGTGGAAAATTGCTGCTGCTGATATCCACCCGGATGCGGTGACCCTTTTTGAAAACGTTGCTGGTGGGGTAAAGGCGGATGGTGATGGGATACACTTCACCGGGAGTCATGAGTTTCTCGGTTTTCAGAGATTCGCGGAAACGAGCACGGAGAATACCGTCCGTGACATTGAGGTCGAAGCCGCCGGGCCAATCCGCGCTGGCGGGGTAAACATCCACCAGCTTTGCGGTGAAGTCGGTATCCACGACACTGGAGGAGACCCAAAGTTTGGCCACGATCTCTCCGGTGACTTCCATATCTTCGGTGAGTGGTTCTGACTGAAAGACCAGGATGTCATTGCGAGCTGAGAGGGGCAGGGGTTTGGACCAGTTCCAGATGTGCGGGCCGCCCTTTTGATCCCAACCCCCTTGGAGCATGATGCCGTCTCCACTGGAGATGTTCCCACCGATGGTCGGCACGGGGTTCCGGGGATCGAAGATGTAGCTCGTGTGTGCCGTGGCTGCTGTGGGTTGGTCACGGCTGATCGCACCACCTTCCATGAGATAGAAATTCGTCCACAGGGTGCGCGCCAGGGGCCACTCCTGCTCGTCCCGCCAAGAGCCTCCATGTTTGAGAAGGCCCGCTTCGGTTTTACGGCCATCGCCTGTGCCCATGACGAAGAGACGCACAGGGGTGGCAAAGGGGGCGGTTTTACCGATGCTGTTGTCGAGGCCCTTCAGCCAATGGTCATACCACTCTTTGCGCCAGGCGAGTTCATCAGCCATGGCAGCCTCGGGGCCAAAATCCACTTGGCCGTGGCTGCTCTTGGCCTGGCCCCCGTGGATCCAGGGGCCCATGATCAGGTAAACAGGACTCTTCAGCGTCTTCGACAGTGCGGCGAAGTTTGCCGTCGTGTTGCCTGCCCAGGAGTCATACCAGCCCCCGACGAGGTAAACCGGGATGTCTTTGTAGCTAGCCGTGTTTTCCAAGATGTTGTTCTGGGTCCAGAACGCATCGTTGGCACCATGCTTCATGGCATCGATCAGCCAGCTCTCGTATTCAGGAGCGAGCTTCAGCGGGGTGGTGCCAGCCCGAAGAGGCAAATGGGCTAGGTAATCGAAACGTTGATCCACCATCTCTTTCAGTACGGCGGCCGTGGCGGGATCTTGGGAGGCGGCGCTGCCTTTGGCGGAATTCAGCATGATCCAGTTCCAGAAACGCATCTCGAAAGCACCTGCGTTGCGCATGGACTGCACACCGCAGTTGGAGACCGCATCCACGGGGATCACGGTGGCCAGCTCAGGGGCGCCCTCCAGAGCCATGGCATGCTGGGTGCCGCCGACGTAGGACGTCCCGATCATTCCGATCTTGCCATTGCTCCAAGGCTGCTGGCCGATCCACTTCGCGCAGTCCACCCCATCGCGTCCATCATCGGTCATCCAGTGCCAAGTGCCTTCGCTGGCGTAGCGGCCACGGCAGTCCTGGGCGACGAAAACATAACCTGCCTTTGCGTAATAGAGGCCCAGCTTTTTGGCACCGTCTTTGTTGTAAGGCAGACGCGTGAGGATGACGGGATAGGCCCCTGGCTGCTCGATGCCTTCCTTGGCAGGTAAGTAGATATCCGTGGCAAGCTTTACCCCATCTCGCATGTTCACCATGACATTGGTTTTCACCGCCACATCCGCCTCTTGGGCGACTGCAGCGCAGGTGAGGGTGAAGAGAGCTGCAAGGGAGAGATACCGAAACGTCATGAAGAGAATCAACGCTGGATAAGGAAGCACTTTTGTGGAGAAAGCGGTCATCGAATGGAAAGTATCAGAGCCGGTGATTAGTTAGCTTACCTCATGAGATTGAGATGGGGACGCAGCCTGAGCCTCTTATTCCTGGTCAGCACTCTCCATGCTGCACCCGATATTCTGTTCATCGTTACAGATGATCAAAGGCCTGACACGCTGCATGCCTTGGGTAACGAAACGATTCACACACCGAACCTGGATCGCTTAGCGGCTCACGGCACAGCTTTCACACGGGCCTATGCGGGCTATCCCATCTGTCATGTCAGCCGGGCCGAGATGCTGACAGGCTGCACGCCCTTCCGGGCCTGTCAGCAGTATCCGTCAGGAGTAATCAATCCTGCCTTGAAGACGATGGCGCAGACTTTCCGAGAGGCTGGGTATCACACGTGGTATTCCGGGAAGTGGCACAATGATGGTCACCCCAAACAACGGGGTTATACTGGCACACGTGGGCTTTACACCAGTGGCGGGGCTATGGGGCTGCCCGAACCCACCGTGGATGAGAGAGGCCATCCGCGCACTGGGTATCGCGGCTGGACCTTCAAGGATGAGGAGGGGAAACCAGAGCTGGATAAAGGCGTCGGCTTAGACCCTGATAACAGCCGCCACATCGCCGAGGGAGCCCTTCAGGCCATCCACGATACACCCTCAGGAGAGTCCATGTTTTTGCATGTGAACTTCGCCTTTCCTCATGATCCGCGCCAATGGCCGACGGATGAAACCCACCGCTATGATCCGGCGAAGCTGAATCTGCCGCGTAATTTTGCGCCCGTGCATCCCTTCGATCATGGCAATCTTCAAGGCAGAGATGAACTGCTGCTGCCCACACCTCGGGATGCTGAGGCGGTGAAAAGGGAACTGGCCATCTACTATGCCATGATCAGTGACGTGGATGCCCAGATCGGCCGCATCATGGGTGCGCTTCAGGAGGTAGGTCGAAAAGATCTCATCGTGGTCTTCACCAGCGATCAAGGACTTGCTCTAGGGAGCCATGGTTTATTGGGCAAACAAAACCAGTATGAGCACAGCATTCGTTCACCGCTTGTGATCTCAGGGCCGGGGTTGCCCGAGGGGCAGAGAAGTGAGGCGCTGGTGGCCTTACGAGATCTCTTTCCCACGCTGTGTGAACTCACCTCGATTCCGATTCCAGCGACCGTTCAAGGGCTGAGTTTGGTGCCTCTTTTGAAAAAGGAAGTGTCTCAGGTGCATAAGTTTGTCACCGGTGCTTTCACCAATACGCAGCGGATGATCTGTGACGGGCGCTGGAAGTTCATCAGCTATCCGCAAGCGAAGCGAAAACAGCTCTTTGATTTGGATGCCGATCCCGATGAGATGCACGATCTCAGTGAACAATCTGAGCACCAGGAGCGAATCACCTCCTTGGAGAAGACATTGCAAAATTGGTTACGCGAACAGGGTGATCCCTTGCTGGTCAGCCCGGGTGCTAAGCGATAACGACAAAGCAGAGGTGGTGAAGGCTCAAGGCTTCACGCGTTTTTCAATGTGAGTGGTATCGAGCACTTCGCCTTTCAGGTTCTTGAATTGAATCGTCACGGGCTGCCCACGGCGGAGAGTCAGTAGCAGGTAGTTGTCTTGCTGGGCAAAGAACTTCGAGCGTGGGTCCTTGTAGGGGCTGCCATCGCCTTTCAGGCAGGTGTTGTAATAGGGGAGGCCGCTTTTGAGCTCGGCCCGATCCGCAAAGTAACCGAACCCGGAGATGAGGGCACTGCCCTTGGAAAACCACTCGTGCCAGAGTCCCTTGGTCTGACTCTCGACCGCCGTCTGCTTTTCATTGATGAGCGTGAAGACAAACCCTTGCGAGCTTTGGCCCATCAGATCGCGATACCAGAGAAACTGCTCCGACTGGGCATCAAAGGGATGGCAGGTCTGCCAAGTGCTGCCGAAGTCACTGATGTGCTGAAGATCGAGGGCGATGAAACGGATATCGAACTCGGGCAGATCCAAGTGCCACTTCCATTCATCACCGGGCAAAGCAAAGAACTCACGGTAAGCTTGGGCCTCGACGTCATAGACCGGGTGTTCAGGAGGCTTGGGACCCCGTGGAGTGATCTCACGATCATGATTGCCCAGGATCGGCATGAACGGAATGGAGCGGAACAAAGCGGGCTGACTGGCGATCAAAGCACTGAAGGCCTTCATGCCCTCGCGACCCTTTTCATGCAAGCTGGCGACATTGTCTCCTGCACTGATGATGAGATGCGGATCATCCTTCATCAAGGCACTGAAATCCGTGACCTTCGAATAACCCCAATCGCCGACAATGACGATGCGGAGCTCGTCTTTGGGGTAACCTTTGAAGGA
Above is a window of Prosthecobacter debontii DNA encoding:
- a CDS encoding CocE/NonD family hydrolase, translating into MTAFSTKVLPYPALILFMTFRYLSLAALFTLTCAAVAQEADVAVKTNVMVNMRDGVKLATDIYLPAKEGIEQPGAYPVILTRLPYNKDGAKKLGLYYAKAGYVFVAQDCRGRYASEGTWHWMTDDGRDGVDCAKWIGQQPWSNGKIGMIGTSYVGGTQHAMALEGAPELATVIPVDAVSNCGVQSMRNAGAFEMRFWNWIMLNSAKGSAASQDPATAAVLKEMVDQRFDYLAHLPLRAGTTPLKLAPEYESWLIDAMKHGANDAFWTQNNILENTASYKDIPVYLVGGWYDSWAGNTTANFAALSKTLKSPVYLIMGPWIHGGQAKSSHGQVDFGPEAAMADELAWRKEWYDHWLKGLDNSIGKTAPFATPVRLFVMGTGDGRKTEAGLLKHGGSWRDEQEWPLARTLWTNFYLMEGGAISRDQPTAATAHTSYIFDPRNPVPTIGGNISSGDGIMLQGGWDQKGGPHIWNWSKPLPLSARNDILVFQSEPLTEDMEVTGEIVAKLWVSSSVVDTDFTAKLVDVYPASADWPGGFDLNVTDGILRARFRESLKTEKLMTPGEVYPITIRLYPTSNVFKKGHRIRVDISSSNFPRFDVNPNTGEPLNDNRRVETAVNTLHLDRDHPSCLVLPLIPRQ
- a CDS encoding sulfatase-like hydrolase/transferase yields the protein MRLRWGRSLSLLFLVSTLHAAPDILFIVTDDQRPDTLHALGNETIHTPNLDRLAAHGTAFTRAYAGYPICHVSRAEMLTGCTPFRACQQYPSGVINPALKTMAQTFREAGYHTWYSGKWHNDGHPKQRGYTGTRGLYTSGGAMGLPEPTVDERGHPRTGYRGWTFKDEEGKPELDKGVGLDPDNSRHIAEGALQAIHDTPSGESMFLHVNFAFPHDPRQWPTDETHRYDPAKLNLPRNFAPVHPFDHGNLQGRDELLLPTPRDAEAVKRELAIYYAMISDVDAQIGRIMGALQEVGRKDLIVVFTSDQGLALGSHGLLGKQNQYEHSIRSPLVISGPGLPEGQRSEALVALRDLFPTLCELTSIPIPATVQGLSLVPLLKKEVSQVHKFVTGAFTNTQRMICDGRWKFISYPQAKRKQLFDLDADPDEMHDLSEQSEHQERITSLEKTLQNWLREQGDPLLVSPGAKR
- a CDS encoding FN3 domain-containing metallophosphoesterase family protein; its protein translation is MIRLSAVLALTLSVASLQAAPIERLWLSHAFETPNQLVVNWETETPSDSTVEFGASEALGTKVHRDEKVTLHHVEIPLASPGGRYHYRVRSGEETSAIHSFKGYPKDELRIVIVGDWGYSKVTDFSALMKDDPHLIISAGDNVASLHEKGREGMKAFSALIASQPALFRSIPFMPILGNHDREITPRGPKPPEHPVYDVEAQAYREFFALPGDEWKWHLDLPEFDIRFIALDLQHISDFGSTWQTCHPFDAQSEQFLWYRDLMGQSSQGFVFTLINEKQTAVESQTKGLWHEWFSKGSALISGFGYFADRAELKSGLPYYNTCLKGDGSPYKDPRSKFFAQQDNYLLLTLRRGQPVTIQFKNLKGEVLDTTHIEKRVKP